The region ACATGCATATGGTCCTATAAAACAAGCCTAATGGCCAATAATAGCCCGCAGCATTTGCAACAGTAGTCTCAGTAGTCTGAATTAAATCTAATGCTCCTATCTGTGTCCAATGACTTTGAATTGAATGCATTGCTGGTTTCATCATGGATTTGTGAGTCCATCTGTTCTCTATCATTCATAACGTGTCCCGTTTGTCCCGTCCTTCTGCAGACTGCTGGACCGGGTTCCCGCGGGAGCTCCGTTCATCACGCTGTGTTTCATAGTCCGGTCTGTGGACGCTGTGGGCTTCGCCGCTGCCATGACCTCCACTTTCGCCATGACAGCAAAAATATTCCCAAACAATGTGGCGACTGTTTTGGTGAGAGCACGCTCCCTTGTCTCAGTGGCATGCCGTTCAGACATTAAGAGTCACAAGGAAGACTGGGAAACAGGCACCGGAGTTTGCATTGTTATGTATATCCCGCTCCCGGATAAATATTCTGCTCTTCAGATACAGTatgcactagggatgggcgatattttaccgtttacgatttaccgtcaaaaaaattccccacagtaagaatttgtatctcacggtaaaaacgataaattcccgttgatgatgtttttgtgtaaaactgatttatagttctgtgttaaatccacgcacaacgtacgtgaaggaaggaaggaaggaaggaaggaaggaaggaaggaaggaaggaaggaaggaaggaaggaaggaaggaaggaaggaaggaaggaaggaaggaaggaaggaaggaaatgaacaagaaagaaagaaagaaagaaagaaagaaagaaagaaagaaagaaatgagcctgaaagaaagaaagaaagaaagaaagaaaaaaaaaaagaaatgagtctgaaagaaagatagaaagaaagaaagaaagaaagaaatgagcctgaatgaaagaaagaaaaaaagaaatgagcctgaaagaaagaaagaaagaaagaaagaaagaaagaaagaaagaaatgagcctcaaagaaagaaagaaagaaagaaagaaagaaagaaagaaatgagcctgaaagaaagaaagaaagaaagaaatgagcctgaaagaaagaaagaaagaaagaaagaaagaaagaaagaaagaaagaaagaaagaaagaaagaaagaaagaaagaaagaaagaaagaaagaaagaaagaaagaaatgagcctgaaagaaagaaagaaagaaaaaaagaaagaaagagatagataagaaagataaattcccattgatgacgtttagtagtatttagtatcttttatagcagtgatttggctccaaagactgaatgtggtgatagatttatagttacaaaggtggagttgaattggtatttttttaatcgtcattttcatcgttatcgggataaatgccagaaattatcgtgataaatgttttagtccgtaccgcccatccctagtctgcACCTTCTAAACTGGCCGATGTTGCTCCGTGTTTGTTAATCTGTGCATTGATCTGTTTTCTGCAGGGAAGTCTGGAGATTTTCACGGGGCTCGGGCTGATCCTGGGCCCCCCGGTGGGGGGCTGGTTCTACCACTCTTTTGGATATGAAGTTCCCTTTCTGCTTCTCGGGTGTTTGCTGTTGATCATGGTtcctttcaactttttcatcctGCCATCTATTGGTAGTCGCCTGCACAATTCATCTGCATTTCGTTTTTAAACaattacttttgttttgttttaaaaaaaatattttaacaaccatattttttgttcttttttccttctcagAGGCAACTCCATCGAAGGATTCGTTCTTTAAACTTCTCAGCCACCCGAAGGTTATCCTGATTTGCTTTGTGACGTTCACGCTCAGTTCAGGTCTCGGCTTCTTCGACGCTACGTTGTCGCTGTTTGCAATCCAAACGGTAAAGTTATCATTTATAATTTAGTCCGTTCTTCCAGTagtaaatatataaaacataaaacagagtaaaacataaaacagagcGTCTCACTTTCTTCCACAGTTTAATCTCTCATCTGGGTACGTGGGACTCATCATGATCGGCCTGTCTTTACCATATTGTCTGGcgtcgccactgattggttatTTCACTGATAAATATCCTGTGAGTATTAAAgcaactaaaataaataaaataaaataaagcatgTATTGTGCTGTTTTGAATTTTAACCGAGTCTTGATGCTTGCCAGAATTCCAGGATCGGGTTTATGGTGACGGGAGGAATCATCACAGCTTCTGGGTTCTGTCTTGTTGGCCCCGCCCCTTTCCTCCAACTCCCCAGGTAAGTGTTCCACTCAGGTGGAAATGAATAAGGTGCACCTCAGAAGAATTGGCTGGTATTTTTACTGACATATACTTTGTTGTGGAGAGGCAGAGGAGGCAAGTCAGTGAGTTAGAACCAAGGAATGATGCCCAGGTTTCAAACTTGATGTCAACCCTGAAGTAAGAAAAAGGTGTAGTTTGTTAACTGACCACAAGGGGCCGTCTCCAAACGCATCAAGGGAGGTCAAACTCGaatttaagggtgctttcagacctgtggcccgtttgttttgttccgattcaggtgCTGAATCAATACAGTTgttccttttcttgtttgtggagtttgtgttcacaaggcaaatgtctgtaccgtttcaaagctgataacaaatgccatgcacgaaccagctgctctctgattggtcaaatgaacgcggaaggagtttcctcttccgcaccccgggataaacaacacggccctttcagcgcagaccgcagaccggctttaggctgatttatgttttcgcgttacaccaacgcagagcctacggtgtaggctctgcgttggtgtaacgcggaaccataaatcaggctttacccattcatgtatgtgctaccggcgcagagcggagctcgCTGCGGGCCAGAGGCCGCCTCCCGCAGGGTTTGCGCTgtgcaaaccctgcccgaattgaacattttttcatttcaccGTGCCacgctgggacgacatctcggcacgtccaataggagagaaggtggtggaggctgcaccgactcttctccttgcgccgcggtcgcacatacacaatgaatggagttgtatcggttgctgtgtcgattatgttctcagtacaaataaaaaaaatgaaccgtttcaggtctggaatggaatcggGCTGAGACCACCTCTCCGAGGAGACCTCGGAtcgcttgttttgtaccgtttcagagcgcgattgctgtgttcacatgtaccaaacgttccgatctttagggggaaacgttccctgttccggaacaactgctccaaacgggacaggtgtgaaagcaccctaagccAAGTGACAGACTTATAAATAACATAAGAACGTAAACAAAAGAAAGGGTTCGCtagaaggataaaaaaaaacaaaaaaaaaacagaaaatactaaccccaaaaacagtcaaaataacATTGACAACAAAAACCCTCCATCAAAACAGCTAAATCACAGATGGGTTTTTTCTTCAGGTTTCTAATATTTAATCTATTTAATTTTTGGATTAAATGCAAGAGTGCTTCCAGGTGAGGTGGGGAAATgtctttaagagggaagaaaaccaGTCCAGATGTCCCTGTTGCAGTATTTGGGATCACCGTGTCCCGGACGCCTGTTTACACAAACAAAGAGAGGCAAACGTTGTCCAAGCGGCAAACAATTCCTGGTCTGAATGAGTTAGTTACTGCTGTTAAAGGTTAGGCTGTGGCTGTTGTCTGAGGTAACCGCCGTTTCCATGGTGACACATTAGCATACATTAGTCACCGTTAACCCATCCTAAGATCAGACAGGCTTTTATTAATAGTTCATGACATCATCTGTTTGAAAGGAGAACCGGTTAGTAACTCGCTGAAAATTAACTCAACATCTCCCTCAGAAGTCAAAACCTGTTTCCGTAGCAACTGCCAGCCCATAATGAAGCTGTTTGTGTAAGTAAAGGAGTCGCGGCTCGGCTCCGGCCCCCCCACGCTGATGCACCCTGACCATTGCTCAAGAGCCCTTAGTCACAAAAAGAGCCTTGTGTCATTAGTGCTGTTTTACGAGCACTTAAGAGACAGAACAAGTTGGAGCTGCAAATCATTTCTCTCAGAGGGAGAAAAATGACAGATGCACCATTTATTATTTTGACTCCTTTAGACAGTAACTGCTGCTGACTCTTAAAACCCCAAGAAAAGTCTAAAAAGAAATGTgtgtaaaaacaattaaagctttAATATGTTTTCAGAGATGCCCACAGTAGCGTGTCCTgagtacaacccaccagggggagttttttgtattttttatttattataaatcacTAAACGTGCAGTTCCTGGAATGACCACCAGTATGgagcccctctcagttgatgccacgccccccacgccagatcagggccaaaagtctgaacctgaaaagaaaatttgaaactgaaaaaaaaagaagtgaaactgaaaaaaaaagacctgaaactgaaaaaaaaaaaattgaaactgtaaaaaataattttcaggttcaaattttattttcgaattagcaaaacctttggccttgatttggctccatacaccaGGGGTTGGCAACAAAAATGAGTCAATATCAATTAATTTACAGCTGATTGAGCCAACAGCCTACAAACATAGCTAGATGTCTCATCCATAAAAACTGAGCAGGCTCACGTTGCGTTGTtgataggacccaaatgcaggagagcaggaggcaggagttccagaaaGGGTGTCTTATTAatccaaacaaaaccaaaagcgctgcaaaGCAGGGACGACGAAAACACAAGAGCTCCCCACTAAAGAACCaaaaaaacctgacaggacacaagGGGGGTAGAAACATTATAACAGCCAGACGCAGCTACCTCGCCACAATCAATAGCTACCAACTAGTTATAACCCATTTTGGCAACTTTTGTTGCTCCTGGACAGTTCCAGGATCCTCCTAGGTTCACTACCCCGACTGCCTAGGCGGGACGGCTAGCCGTTTGAGCTCCGGCGCAGGTCCCGACCACGGGTTCAAGGTCGACCTCTACTGTGTACTTGTTGTTATGGTAACAACATCTGACATGAGGACGGATTCAATCAGAATGATTGAATCCGTAATGAAGGTGGGGAGGAGGACTACACTGCAGGACGTCCTGAGGAAGGAGTCACTGCCAGCACCTTACGGGCAAAAGTCAGATTCATTTAACCATAACATGCTGCAACAAATAGGAAATCCAGTAAAGTAAaggttcaaaatacaaaaggaaaaatgaagaaaaactaAAGAGCAGCAGAAAAACCCAAAGACACCAggactaaaacaaaaaagagaagaaagacgAGACAAGATGACGAGACACAGCTGCAGACCACCAGGAGAGAGAGCGgccaaaacaagtaaaacagaacTAGACAaaccatgaaacagactttcaaaataaaataggaagTAAGTCAAAAGTAAAAGATTCTTCACTAAAGGAAGGGATCTAAAAAAAACTGAGAATATGAAATATAACCcagaatagagggtctgcattgatgtcacttccccactggaccagcccccttacttgcactgagtggcaaaacatccaactggcaaaaatggctgcaactagtggagaagacgggataacaacCGATTATGggtttaaattaaaggcagttggacatGACattgacccgtacagttaccccaagaaccagtggtccatggacattaatatttggccacaaatccagtttcctgatatttatatgtacttaatttctacgccggggaaatacacgaagcaaagcttgaaggcatacacaagtcttgatgcttggtcctaCTTTAAGGCACGATTTGTTGGCtaaactagacaatttcctcgcagaaatttcgagagtgccacggcgggctgctgcccatttgtgcacattattgcattttgcaagcaataaaggtgaaggactcaatacagagtccaatgacaccacccatgactctgtatgacAAGGTTAAAGTATATAAAGTCTGTACTGactcagtcatgtgaccagttctggctcagtcaatgactcagcagctgagctctggttgttaggggcaacaagaacctcgacttCAGAACATTCCGGGTTGGCTCTGAGAAAACCCCAGCTTTTGCCTTTtgacaagttctcaaataactcagatttgtgagaaaaccgtagctcctagcagaaaaacaaagacattgtgagagacacagaacctggcagattctgacaatcttaattttattcagatattccttaaaatgtgttagtaacggcagttcgaaaacaaagtgagatttttttgaagaaaacttttaattacattgcagtcaatggggactgaggcaggaattggcgcagctttagcccctcCCCCCCCAGTTTAAATTTtctgcataccccgcctgtcaaagtcacattttatgaatcccaacatctatgtctacattcagaccaaaaattatctgtccagctttcacggtttggccgtgagctcgagttacaaataaaaattaaggtaATTTTTTTACTGTCTCTGCCACTCTAGAAAATTAgagctccactctagatttgacaaaaaagtgatttccagtcctcacttgagcgctcatatcttgaaaagtgtacattttaggaaaaaacagtttcaggtttggagagagaagagaagttttcctccgttttgaagtttgattgacatttctacgtgcaagtatgagaaagatacgtgactcagaaaaaaggtgaattttgggtttttttgaaCCTCCTTccacccacagtgtgacattctgccccattcacttacTTGGGAAAATATCCCCAttggtttggaaatttggaaatgtttttgcacttcgtgcaaaaactatttgtgccatcgctctgaaaatccacaggactgtagttaaattcagggcctacaactttctaattcggttcagaatttttcgagtaacggtgtgcgagtggtgaggccccaaagtt is a window of Cololabis saira isolate AMF1-May2022 chromosome 16, fColSai1.1, whole genome shotgun sequence DNA encoding:
- the slc18b1 gene encoding MFS-type transporter SLC18B1 yields the protein MTRTQTLTLISMASVNFSSMICYSILGPFFPNEAVKKGASQTVVGLIFGSYAVFNLIAALVLGKYIVQIGSKFLLIAGLFVSSGCTIMFGLLDRVPAGAPFITLCFIVRSVDAVGFAAAMTSTFAMTAKIFPNNVATVLGSLEIFTGLGLILGPPVGGWFYHSFGYEVPFLLLGCLLLIMVPFNFFILPSIEATPSKDSFFKLLSHPKVILICFVTFTLSSGLGFFDATLSLFAIQTFNLSSGYVGLIMIGLSLPYCLASPLIGYFTDKYPNSRIGFMVTGGIITASGFCLVGPAPFLQLPSQLWGLVFVLGLIGFSLGMTAIPTFPEIIICAQEKGLDDGLSTLGMVSGLFGAFWSMGMFYGPTVGGLITQHLSFQWAATVQGGMCFLATFLLAIYSLCCSRRQREPAGRRPSDESSPLLTG